The following are from one region of the Carnobacterium gallinarum DSM 4847 genome:
- a CDS encoding DUF2177 family protein produces MGYYSKLFITTGILFLLIDLVWLLVISKQIYQNYLGDLLGTVKIVPAAIFYLIYIVGIVFFVIHPALDKGSLAYGIFAGGLLGLLCYSTYDLTNLATLKGWPVFVTVIDLIWGTFITATTSGLVFILAKYLKW; encoded by the coding sequence ATGGGTTATTATAGTAAGTTATTCATTACAACGGGAATTCTTTTTTTACTGATTGATTTAGTCTGGTTGTTAGTCATTTCAAAACAGATTTATCAAAACTATTTAGGTGATTTATTAGGAACTGTCAAGATTGTTCCGGCTGCAATTTTTTATCTTATTTATATAGTTGGAATAGTTTTCTTTGTTATTCATCCAGCTTTAGATAAGGGAAGTCTTGCTTATGGAATTTTTGCAGGTGGTTTATTGGGGTTACTGTGTTATAGCACCTATGATTTAACAAATTTAGCGACATTAAAAGGTTGGCCGGTTTTTGTGACAGTCATTGATCTGATTTGGGGAACTTTTATTACAGCTACCACATCAGGCTTAGTTTTTATTTTAGCAAAATATTTAAAATGGTGA
- a CDS encoding DsbA family oxidoreductase — MKIDIWSDFVCPFCYIGKRHLETAMAGRTDVEVVFHSFELDPNAAHHHDEDIHQLIATKYGISYEQSKANNENIRQTAAAAGLAYDFDAMQNTNSFTIHRLAQYAKEVGKGNEFVEAGMHAYFTDGAFLNDEETLVKIARSVGLDEARTREIIQTDAYLASVRVDETKAMELGIQGVPFFLINDQYAVSGAQPVEVFQNVLSQIDDQTKPETAATNVCQDDSCSI, encoded by the coding sequence ATGAAAATTGATATCTGGTCAGATTTTGTCTGTCCATTTTGTTACATCGGCAAACGTCATTTAGAAACTGCAATGGCTGGGCGTACGGATGTAGAAGTTGTGTTCCACAGTTTCGAGCTTGATCCTAATGCTGCACATCACCATGATGAAGATATTCATCAACTAATCGCTACTAAATACGGTATTAGTTACGAACAATCGAAGGCCAATAATGAAAATATTCGTCAAACTGCTGCAGCCGCTGGCTTAGCTTATGACTTTGATGCAATGCAAAATACCAATAGTTTTACCATTCATCGATTAGCTCAATATGCAAAAGAAGTCGGAAAAGGCAATGAATTTGTTGAAGCTGGCATGCATGCCTATTTCACTGATGGCGCCTTTTTAAATGATGAAGAAACATTGGTCAAAATCGCTCGCTCTGTCGGCTTAGACGAAGCTAGAACCCGTGAAATTATCCAAACAGATGCTTACTTAGCTTCAGTTCGAGTAGATGAAACAAAAGCAATGGAACTTGGAATTCAAGGTGTTCCCTTCTTTTTAATCAACGACCAATATGCCGTTAGTGGCGCACAGCCTGTCGAAGTATTTCAAAATGTTTTAAGTCAAATTGATGACCAAACAAAACCTGAAACAGCGGCGACTAATGTATGTCAGGATGATTCGTGTAGTATATAA